The segment TGTTAATGTGAAAGCAGCTCGGTGTCCTCAGCAAATGTGCATGATGACCTCAACAGGACTAGTAGGCATCTACAATATTCTCCAACAGCTTAATCACAGTTTTGTACACACAGGCAGAACAGTCAATAAACTGCTGTCTGAACTCCGGGTCATCTGACATCCCACAGTGACCGTTACAACTACAGAGTGGAGCTGGGTAAACACAGCCTGAAGACCAGCGAGCAGGGCTCGATAGCCCGCAGAGCAGCCACAATCATCACTCATGACGACTACAACTCCATGCTCAGCCGGTAACAGACGCTCACACAGCTACGTCACCTCACGCATCCCATCCAGCAGGCCAGCATAAGCAGTCACTGATCAGTTcactgatttttttaaagaggatgTTGATGCAGCAACACATTAATACAGCATACACCATACTTAGTTTTTGtcattactttttaaatgtgggTGCATTGTTTCGTCTTTTGCAGTAACGACATCGCCCTGATCAAGCTGTCCTCCCCTGTCACCTTCTCCGACGCCATCACGGCCGCCTGCGTACCAGACCGGGGCGTGGTCCTGCCCCACGGTTCCCCCTGCTACGTCACCGGCTGGGGTCGACTCTCCAGTGAGTGACTCCATCTCCATTACATCTACATCTCACGATGCATCCCTGTGGACGTCCGCTTAGCGGAGTCAGTGTCTGTGCACCCGTCACTCAAGCTAGGTCAAATATTGATGTCCGAGCCAAGAATATTTCACAGCCATGAATTGGTCAGAGAAATGTGCCATGTATCCGTCAGCCTGCTAAATAAGATGAGACCTAACTATACCTGGGGGAGTGAGTAAGTTCCTATTGGAGCTACCAATTCAATCTATGGTCATCTTTTGACATACATGGTATCGTTTTGGTGTTTCTACCTTCACATCCAGGataaatcctgtttttaaaaatgagaaACTCACACTTTACTCTGGTAGGCGTGATGCTTTCTATCAACAGATAGTTATTAGGTTTAATATTCGTTGAATGACTTGGTTTTACACCGCTCCGTCTTTAGCACAGAATTAACACAATCTGATAGAAAGCATGGTTTGCACAGCCCTCTCATCAGTCCAACACATAGACATACGAGACTTGTGAGCTTCCTGTATATTATACAATTTGAGGGCTGAAACGCTCTTGTACCTTTGGACTGTGTTAACACTCAGTTTGAAGTTGTGCTATACAGTACACAACTATAAAAGGCAGTAATGAGTACTCCAGTATAATCAAGTTGGCACTCTAGCAGCTAAATGTCTCAAGAGGTGTCCCATCTACAGCACCTGGGATGCCATTAGTTTCCAAGTCTTTACCCTGGACACCATTAATAACAGAAAAAAGATCTCCTTGCAGcactctaccccccccccccccgccccgcccgaGTGAACCTCCCTCAACACAAAATGTGGTTTCCAACCCGAGTTAAGCCCGTTTCTTCCCCGCAGCCAGCGGCCCTCCGGCTGACATCCTGCAGCAGGCTCTCCTGCCAGTGGTTGGCCACGATGCCTGCTCACAGCCCGACTGGTGGAGCGTCCTGGCAACAGACAAGATGGTCTGTGCCGGAGGTGACGCCGTCACAGCTGGCTGTAATGTGAGTTCATACGGGAGGCTGATCTCAAGATGCAACAGTAATTGGTGGTCAATTAAAGCCGTGATgtcatctgtaaaaaaaaaacaaaaaaaaaacatccagcaTAAAAGAACTCAGGTAAagggacatttttaaaaaaaaaggaaatcgaCATTGAAATGGGGTAAAAATCCAGCATGACTAATGATCACTGGTAGCCATACCGCCTTAGTGTCTGTACATAAgccaacagtgtgtgtgctgacctGCAGGGAGACTCTGGCGGTCCCCTGAATTGCCAGAACCCTGATGGCTCCTGGGATGTCCACGGTGTGGTGAGCTTCGGTTCTGGCCAGGGCTGCAACGTCCTCCAGAAGCCCACTGTCTTCACACAAGTCAGCTCCTATATCGACTGGATCACCACCGTGAGGAACATTTTCCTTTTGCGATTACCTTGCCAGCATAACCAATGGACCTGAAGCTAACAAAAGCCTTGGCTTTTAAAAAACGGGAAGTGTATTAAaatggtgtttattgtttactcCATAGGCCATGACCAACTACTGAAGAAGCCGTTCAAGTGCTTTGGTCAGCAATAAGAAGAATTATGATTTTggttctctttctccttttgtcttttttttttgttgagcaaAATAAGAAGGAAAATGCTGTTTACTAGTGCAAATAAATTGAGAGCAGAGTCATTGGTGTTAACTTAAAGCTAAAGTACTGACCATGAATAAACTCAGGACAAGAATCTTCAGGACATTGAACCATGGTAATTCTAGACTATAATTGATTGTAGTTTATTACTACTGCACATTGGCATGACCTTTTCCTCTAGGACACTCAGCCTGTACATTCTGGCAGGGGGACAGACAATGGAAATCAGCCTTGCGGCTGTAATTGGGgcatttacatttgaatttaaagtgttcatcaATGTACATTGTCCCTCTCAAACAAATAAACTTGAATGAATGTCCAGGACACTtccagttatacacacacaactgttCAGTAATCACAGCTCTTAAACACTGGGATAGTTAACAAATACTTACTTTAATTTCTCATAAATATTCATGACATGAATGGGTTTTTACTCTTCTGAGAAAAGAACAAATTTCCCTCAAACAAATTAGAATGATCATAGAAAAGGACATTTTCACAGTACAAGAAATACAGACTgaagtagtaaaaaaaaaaaagagcaataataaatgaacaaacGGCAGGTATTTCAGACACTCATCGAAGTAAAACAGAAAGTGACTGCTAAATCAAAACACTAAATTTCATAATTGTAAAACATTTGGACTACAAAGTAATAAAATCAATCACGTAGTTAACTGGTCCTTTGCAAATGAGGTACAACAAACTGtacatgacaaaaaaataaagaattaataCGTTTggcaagaggaagagagacttTGAAATGTTGAATTTCAATGACAACCCTGAAGTGACTCAACGACCTGGTTGCCTTTTGCTTAACAGTGAATAGAGAATATGACCAGCTGACAATGACAGAGTTGCTTCCTTTGCATTAACTACAATGAGTTTTACCAAAACACAGTGTGGAAGTGGGTGATGACATCACTAATTAAAAAGTGCCACAAAACAAATGCGGAAAAAAGCGTTGTCGTGCAACTTCATACCATTTGTAAGGTTTAACAGAATGACTGGTAAATCCTTGTATTTGGCTTCAGCAGTTCATGTGAAAACAAGTCCAACGGGAAGAAGACGAGAGAGCTTTTAAAACAGTGCGTGGCGCTGGAGTTCATACCAGAGTTCCCTGAACAGCTGTCTTTCTTCTCTGTTCGGCCGATTCTCCTCATACTTCTAAGTCAAAACAGGGCTGTGAGTCAAGCTGTGGTTGTCGGAATGGTGATGAGCAATCGAGTGAGCAACAGTTGCCGTTGTTGTGGCGCAGCTGCGCCGTCAAAGAGTCTTTCTGTTGGTCATCTCGAGCCCAGAGAAGCAGAGACAACACTACTGCCTTCACAGCTAAGTCTTCTTCACGCCTTTCAACTATTCACAAGCTCCCTCCATTATGCTCTCGCTCACTTCATTCTCCGCTCGCCGTTTGCGACAGTAAACGCAACACTGCATCGGAAGAGCAACATTAGAGCTCAGGTTCAGTCGCACAATGTCTTTTGAAGAGCGGCAGTGTTGTTAAGGCACTTAATTGTACAGCTGGAGGGCAAACTCGCCTTGCTGCTGCAGTCCGTTAGCAAAGTTGAAATATTCCATGAAATTGGAACAGTCAACTTCCTAGAAAGCAAGTTCTCTTAACAAAGTAGCCCAATGGTGACCATTGGTGCTGCACCAGCAAGTGTAAATATGCAATTTGGCAATTAAATCCACCACAGAGCTTTTTCCTCTCCCTAACCGACATCCAACCGGTTTACACTTTTGAATGGCGGTTTGGTTAGACGTTACAACCAGCTCTGAAGTTCATCGTTTATGTTTTGGCACGTGTTGACTGTATGGAGGAGTCTTATGAGATATGCATGTAGACTACATGTTGCCTGTGTAGCAACAATCGGCACACAGGCAAAACACACGGGTCAATAGTAAGCGGAAGCCACGGCTGTTTCCAAAAAGCAAGCAATATTTGGACTATTATTGACCCGTTATAATAGACACACAACTTCGCTTTAGCATCTGTGTGCCCATAATAGGTCAGAGTTCCTCCATACAGCTATAAGGAAGTAATGATACCATGGCGTATTCAATGAAACAACACACTAAAATGCAGCCATTTAGGGATGTTGGACCACGTCCTGCTCAGTAAAGAAATATCCACAACCGTAAAATCGTAAACAGCTGAAATCCCACCCCAATTTCAAGCTAGCCTCCAGTCCATTTCACCATACCATGTCCTGTACAGGGTTTTGTCTTATGAGAAACATAACACTTGGGTTTTCTCTTCAAATATACTTTACTATACAGTAACGTTTGAGTGCCTTGATGTTCTAAGTAAGAACAAATAAGTGACATTTTGATAGTATTCAACAACTACAATTCCGACTAGGTTTTGGGAGAGTGCCTATGGCTAAGAGTCATGGGAGCTGTAGCTGACAAATGCTAACAAAGCTTTGTTTATTCTTGATCATAAGTAGAAGTCTGCTGTCCAATAGATATCCCCTCTTAGAATATGTAAAGCAAACCCCAGTGCCATGTTTCAGCGTTTCTAGGCGGCAGATAAAGAAAAACCCCAGAACCAAAAACAAGACAATGCAACAGAAGCGAATACAAAACACAGTAGACTCTCTCCAACACCGGTCAGCACTACAAACGCATCTCTCATTTTCCGCATAGCTCTAGAGGACCAGGAGAGACCCTATTGTTGACAATGAGGGAGTTTTTGTGTAGGATGCCACATCAGGTCGTGTCAGCTGAGTCCATACGATGCTCAGTCACTCACCACGGAGCCTACATTTAGTAAACCGCTGGCAGTAGTAATCCAAACCCTCCACGGGTGAAACCCTGTCCAAAACAGCAGCCACTTCAATAAATGATCTATTGAAGTGTGCACATATAGCCGCTCAATGATGTTGTACGATCTCTCTCACCGTCACCTCGCCTGTACAGTCGGTGCACAGTGTAACACATAAAGATAATGCATGAACAGAAAAGGACTTTGACATCAGGGTGAAGTGCATTTGGTGTGTGCTTTTTAAATCTGTCACAGTGAGGAGGGTTCCCGGCAACTATGCCCATGACTATCTGACTGTATCGGTTTCAGGGATCCAGAATTTGAAAACCATGTTGATTTCTCTGTTCAATGCTTTGGAGTGATGTGGCATGAGTTATGTATTACAACTAATACTGTACAATATTCTTGTAAAAAGTGCCACAGCGTATTTCTTTTGCATGAAGTGCCATCTTCAAGTCTCGGTATAAAAACACAGATCCAGATCCACAAACGGTGATCACGGAGGATTCCAGGAATTTCAGTAGATTGTTTGAAACACGATCATCTTGATCTTAAAGCGGCGGCATTTTATCCTCGTACTGCGGCGGTGGGGTAAGTGGCTCTATACTGAATCCAGTAGCTGGAAGAGAGTTATCAATGTTTTTCATGTGCATCTTCTCTGATTTAATCCTGCGGATCTTGATAGGGAGGAGCTTGCGGCCATTTTTCACGGGTCTACGATTTGATGTGGAAGCAACAGCAGAGGGAGCAGTTGGAGCCGGAGCAGTCTGTGATCCGGTAGTTGTGACCTCCGACCCCTCGGATTCATACTGCACCCCATCAACTTGGACAAGGTCATCGTAGGACGGTAGCTGAGAGGTGCTGGGGCGAAGGTTGCTCTGACGGACAGGGTACTGGCCACTGCCTACTGCCTCTTCATAGCTGGGTACAGCGTAACGGTGGGCTTGTTCCTCAGCACTGcagacatgtatttaaaaaaagagaaaaagaaaatcaattgcattattatttcaaatgtatcaCCTGTTTAATCACAaatcacatgaagcatgaacTTGACCCGTACTACTTGATGtgagtatataaaaaaaaaaaaagaagcaaacatGGGCGTTACTAAATGGATAAAGAGAATTTGTTAACcttgagtaaaaaaaagtttcaagTCGCAGAACTTTAAAGAGGCATATGATCTCAGTGAGctgacttaaaaaataaattgaataaatacCAGACATTCAGTACCATGGATTATCCATCTAAATCACTGACTTTCATAATACTCTGAAAGCAATGTTCGGTTATTTTGTCCCACAGTGACCCTAATAATAGAGAAAAACTGTTATCTGCCAACAGCATttaccaaaacaataaataaaaccaatCTACCAGCAAATTTGTCATACATACACAACATTTGGCAGTTTACATGGTCAAATTAAAGTTCTGCTCACagacataacaacaacaacaaaaacagtcatATTGGAAAGCATACTAGTCATTCCTACGGTCCAAAGGTTGTTTATCTAGAAAGCTATTATTGGACCTACGTTTGTCTTTCCTCCTGCTCCCTTGCTGCCGCTCCTCCACGGTTGTGGGCCTCCTGAAGCCTCTGCTGCTCCCGCTGTTTGTTCctcattcccagacacaaagacagcagcagcatgacCACCCCGGACCCCACCAGGACAAAGGCCACGGAAGACGCTTTATGTTTCCTGCCACTTGTATTTCCACCTCCTCCcgaactgctgctgctgttgttacTGGCCGCGTCTGCAGGTACCACGCTCCACACAATCATCACAATACCAAGGGCAACAAGCCCAACGCCCAGAGCACATAGTGCGTACTGGGAACCTGAGTTTCCACTGTTTTcattggtggtggtgttgttgttgttattgttattgttgttgttgttgcccgTGCCTTCTCTGCCAAGGGGGCTTACTGGTCCATCCACACTGGAACGCATCTTGTCAGTCCCTAACCTTCAGTGAGACCAGCTCCAGTGAGGTCAGAAACTGGAGAGAGAAGGGCATGTGAGGTCAGACACGGACTGAGAAACATACCCCACAGTCACAGAAAGAATAGcacaacaaaataattgttattGGCCTCACCAGTCAAAGCAATCTGACaagcaagacatttaaaaaataaataaataaatgaaaatgttgctGCCGCTAAGATATTTGTTCTTTATGGAGAGAACAAACCCATTTTTCCGTGAAATGACAGGACTTAAACGtcactgaagtaaaagtacctttGTAGAGGCTTCTCAGAAAGGGGTTGTTGCCTGGTAAAAACTAACAGCAGACTTGCCTTTCAAAGGGTACTCGTCACACAATGCAAACACATTACAAGGGTAGATAAGGACAGCTAAGGTCACTGTAAAAAAATGTCTTggctttaatataaatataacagtATGCTATGTTACTCTATTTCCCCATATGTTTGGTTTATTGTATTGATCGTTATCAGATGAGGACTGCTGGGAACTGtttgtaacaaataaaaca is part of the Cyclopterus lumpus isolate fCycLum1 chromosome 7, fCycLum1.pri, whole genome shotgun sequence genome and harbors:
- the LOC117733758 gene encoding chymotrypsin-like elastase family member 2A; amino-acid sequence: MRRLVVLAFLVARAYGCGFPSFPPVLSRVVAGQDVRPHSWPWQISLQSDSSGRWRHVCGGTLISSDWVLTAAHCINDRYNYRVELGKHSLKTSEQGSIARRAATIITHDDYNSMLSRNDIALIKLSSPVTFSDAITAACVPDRGVVLPHGSPCYVTGWGRLSTSGPPADILQQALLPVVGHDACSQPDWWSVLATDKMVCAGGDAVTAGCNGDSGGPLNCQNPDGSWDVHGVVSFGSGQGCNVLQKPTVFTQVSSYIDWITTVRNIFLLRLPCQHNQWT
- the tmem51a gene encoding transmembrane protein 51a, whose translation is MRSSVDGPVSPLGREGTGNNNNNNNNNNNTTTNENSGNSGSQYALCALGVGLVALGIVMIVWSVVPADAASNNSSSSSGGGGNTSGRKHKASSVAFVLVGSGVVMLLLSLCLGMRNKQREQQRLQEAHNRGGAAAREQEERQTAEEQAHRYAVPSYEEAVGSGQYPVRQSNLRPSTSQLPSYDDLVQVDGVQYESEGSEVTTTGSQTAPAPTAPSAVASTSNRRPVKNGRKLLPIKIRRIKSEKMHMKNIDNSLPATGFSIEPLTPPPQYEDKMPPL